A region of Lentisphaerota bacterium DNA encodes the following proteins:
- a CDS encoding UDP-3-O-acyl-N-acetylglucosamine deacetylase yields the protein MIESFTLRRQKRLNLMSFTYPIGRILAGDPQRVQAAVERFHAQAIDHVALCAGDTGYSPRRTTLGRRESVSGPGTFTRRAMRTLTFAPGRHPGWWIRRTDLDEQLNVGVSPCNIWTSQRNIVLRSGSPHNYLRMVEHIVALRLGLGVDDVVVETGSGDPPLFDRSSLDLVEAVERAGIVELDEPARYVTVKEPVTIGGDRGDFITILPAEKGVRRLRLDCAIDFASVIGKQRLVYDLTPATFRTGAFARTNASQSQRVLAYTVGLLFADTRNLGYTNRNILIHGRKRYWNEPHLLQPDGRSLEPVWHRATLDLLAALALIDSGRLAGTVVSYRAGHTLDCRLMTLLYLHDLLTTC from the coding sequence ATGATTGAAAGTTTTACGTTACGCAGGCAGAAGAGGTTGAATCTCATGTCTTTTACCTATCCCATCGGGCGGATATTGGCCGGCGATCCCCAGCGGGTGCAGGCGGCCGTTGAGCGATTCCATGCCCAGGCGATTGATCACGTTGCCTTGTGCGCCGGTGACACCGGGTACTCGCCGCGGCGGACGACCCTCGGCCGGCGCGAGTCGGTCTCCGGACCCGGCACGTTTACGCGGCGGGCGATGCGAACGCTGACTTTCGCCCCGGGGCGGCATCCGGGCTGGTGGATCCGGCGTACCGATCTGGATGAGCAACTGAACGTTGGCGTCTCGCCCTGCAACATCTGGACGAGCCAGCGGAACATCGTCTTGCGCAGCGGCTCACCGCACAACTACCTGCGCATGGTCGAGCACATCGTCGCGCTGCGACTGGGGCTGGGGGTCGATGACGTGGTCGTCGAGACCGGATCGGGCGATCCGCCGCTGTTTGACCGCAGCAGCCTGGACCTGGTGGAGGCGGTCGAACGGGCGGGGATCGTCGAATTGGACGAGCCGGCCCGCTACGTGACGGTGAAGGAGCCGGTCACCATCGGTGGCGACCGGGGGGATTTCATCACGATCCTGCCCGCCGAGAAAGGGGTTCGCCGGCTGCGCCTGGACTGCGCGATCGATTTTGCCTCGGTGATCGGCAAGCAGCGCCTGGTCTATGACCTGACCCCCGCAACCTTCCGCACCGGCGCGTTCGCGCGCACCAATGCGTCCCAATCGCAGCGGGTCCTCGCCTACACCGTCGGCCTGCTGTTCGCCGACACGCGGAATCTGGGCTACACGAACCGGAACATCCTGATCCACGGCCGGAAACGGTATTGGAACGAGCCGCACCTGCTCCAGCCCGACGGCCGTTCGCTCGAGCCCGTGTGGCACCGAGCCACACTCGACCTGCTCGCGGCACTGGCGCTCATCGACTCCGGCCGGCTGGCCGGGACCGTCGTCTCCTACCGCGCCGGTCATACGCTGGATTGCCGTCTGATGACGCTCCTCTACCTGCATGATCTGCTGACGACCTGCTAG
- a CDS encoding N-acetylmuramoyl-L-alanine amidase, whose translation MSFIHTLCSVLSSVGMGAACCLFVTACASLPPQSPGTPPPAGLTGWVPLADVARRVQSPAAGWRVSVEGATLKTPSHTIRLVSGSRCMEIDGALVWLNAAPVAHPAGSANLYLSPADVRDLEALHTPVDKRLPQTPRRRYLTVMLDPGHGGEDRGAVSAGASQEEKELTLDLARRVAAGLARAPVHVMFTRDDDSGLPLDLRVTRAANAKADCLVSIHANAAPNRNATGVETYLVPAAGFPSTSGGTAEAVVPGNAFADANFALAFSVHSQLAKLGRPDRGIKRARYHVLRNAPCPAILVEVGFLSNAGEARWLGTNSHRQRLADAISAGIRAYAD comes from the coding sequence ATGAGTTTTATCCACACTCTCTGTTCGGTTCTCAGTTCGGTTGGCATGGGCGCGGCCTGCTGTCTGTTCGTGACGGCGTGCGCCTCGCTCCCGCCGCAGTCGCCGGGCACGCCTCCGCCCGCCGGACTAACCGGCTGGGTGCCGCTGGCCGATGTGGCCCGGCGGGTTCAGTCGCCTGCCGCTGGTTGGCGGGTGTCGGTGGAGGGCGCGACGCTGAAGACCCCGAGCCACACGATCCGGCTGGTTTCCGGCAGTCGCTGCATGGAGATCGATGGCGCGCTGGTCTGGCTCAATGCAGCCCCGGTCGCCCATCCAGCGGGGTCGGCCAACCTCTACCTCTCGCCAGCAGACGTCCGGGATCTTGAAGCCCTGCACACGCCGGTGGACAAGCGGCTGCCGCAAACCCCCCGACGGCGGTATCTGACGGTCATGCTCGACCCCGGCCACGGCGGCGAGGATCGGGGTGCCGTGAGCGCGGGGGCAAGTCAGGAGGAGAAAGAACTGACGCTGGATCTGGCGCGCCGCGTCGCCGCTGGCCTTGCGCGCGCGCCGGTGCATGTGATGTTCACGCGCGATGATGATTCGGGCCTGCCGCTGGATCTCCGGGTCACACGCGCCGCAAACGCCAAGGCCGACTGCCTGGTGAGCATCCACGCGAATGCCGCGCCCAATCGGAATGCCACCGGCGTTGAGACCTACCTCGTTCCCGCGGCAGGTTTCCCCTCCACCAGTGGCGGCACCGCAGAAGCGGTGGTACCCGGGAACGCGTTTGCCGACGCCAACTTCGCTCTGGCCTTTTCGGTGCACAGTCAACTGGCCAAACTCGGACGTCCCGACCGTGGCATCAAACGGGCCCGCTATCACGTGCTGCGCAACGCGCCCTGCCCGGCGATTCTGGTCGAAGTGGGCTTTCTCTCCAACGCCGGCGAGGCGCGCTGGCTCGGAACCAACAGCCATCGTCAGCGTCTCGCCGACGCGATCAGTGCCGGTATCCGAGCCTATGCCGACTAG